The genomic region GCTGAAGGACTCCAGCAGGTGTCGGCGGTGCGCGCGGAACTGCTCGGTGGCGAGGGACTCCATGAGCGCGACGCGCACGGTCCGGGGATCGGCGGTGAAGTGGACGGCGAGGGCGCCGAGCACGGCGCGGGCCCGCGCCTGCGCGTCGGGCGCGGGTGCCGCGACGGCGGTGCGCACGGTGCCCTCTACCTGCTCGGCGATCCGGCCGGTGACGGCCAGGAAGAGGTCCTCGCGGCCGCCGAAGAGCTCGTAGAAGTACCGCGGGCTGAGCGTCGCGGCCCTGCACACGTCGGAGACGGTGCTGGCCGCCCAGCCGCGGTCGGCGAAGACCTCGAGGCCGGCGGCGAGGAACTGCTCGCGACGACGGGCGGTGCGTTCCTCCGCGCTCATCCCGGCGTACACGCGCTGCACGCTCATGGCCGCACCTTCCGTCGCCGGAAATCTTGAGCGATACCGTACAAGATGAAACGCACCGATCACGATGTGGAGTCGACACATCGACGTGTCGACACCCGGCAGCGAGGGAGAGACGTGACCGCCTGGGACACCGACGAGCGCCGGGCTCTGCGGGCGTCGGCCCGCCGCTTCACCGTGACCGAGATCGCCCCGCACCTGACCGAGTGGGAGGAGGCCGGCGCGCTCCCCCGCGAGCTGCACGGAAAGGCAGCGGCCGCCGGGCTGCTCGGCGTCGGGTTCCCCGAGGAGGTCGGCGGCCAGGGCGGCAGCCCGATCGACACGTGGGTGATCGCCGAGGAGATCATCGGCAACGGCGGGTCCAGCGGCGTGGTCGCGAGCCTGTTCACCCACGGCATCGGCCTGCCCCACCTCGTCGAGACCGGGAACCCGGAGCTGATCGACAGGGTCGCCCGCCCGGTCCTGGCCGGCGAGAAGATCGTGTCGCTGGCGATCACCGAGCCCGACGGCGGCTCCGACGTCGCCGGGATCACCACCCGCGCGGTCCGCGACGGGAACGAGTACGTCGTCGACGGCGCGAAGCTCTACATCACCTCGGCCACCCGGGCCGACTTCTTCACCGTCGCCGTCCGCACCGGTGGCGACGGCGCCGGCGGGGTGTCGCTGCTGCTGCTCGAACGCGGCATGCCCGGCCTGACCGTGTCGGCGCCGCTGGAGAAGATGGGCTGGCTGTGCTCGGACACCGCTGAGATCGCCTTCTCCGAGGTCCGGGTGCCGGTGGGCAACCTGATCGGCAGGGAGAACGAGGGCTTCTACGCGATCATGGGCCAGTTCGCCGCCGAGCGGCTGAGCCTGGCCGTGCAGGCCTACGCGAC from Blastococcus colisei harbors:
- a CDS encoding TetR/AcrR family transcriptional regulator produces the protein MSVQRVYAGMSAEERTARRREQFLAAGLEVFADRGWAASTVSDVCRAATLSPRYFYELFGGREDLFLAVTGRIAEQVEGTVRTAVAAPAPDAQARARAVLGALAVHFTADPRTVRVALMESLATEQFRAHRRHLLESFSSLAARLMRSLRDDGGTAPGLEVRAAVLTGGLVELIIAYASMPARVPMDDLLDQLTALYAAAARL
- a CDS encoding acyl-CoA dehydrogenase family protein produces the protein MTAWDTDERRALRASARRFTVTEIAPHLTEWEEAGALPRELHGKAAAAGLLGVGFPEEVGGQGGSPIDTWVIAEEIIGNGGSSGVVASLFTHGIGLPHLVETGNPELIDRVARPVLAGEKIVSLAITEPDGGSDVAGITTRAVRDGNEYVVDGAKLYITSATRADFFTVAVRTGGDGAGGVSLLLLERGMPGLTVSAPLEKMGWLCSDTAEIAFSEVRVPVGNLIGRENEGFYAIMGQFAAERLSLAVQAYATAQRCLDLTLSWVKERKTFGRPLSSRQVVQHKVAEMARQTDVARVYTRAVIDSWLAGENVFSQVAMAKNTAVAACDVVVDAAVQLHGGLGYMRESEVERHYRDSRILGIGGGTNEIMTEIVAKLLLA